The following nucleotide sequence is from Kiritimatiella glycovorans.
CGATGAGCCGATCTACGGCGGCAACGCGGTCATCCGCGGCAATTTCAAGCCCGAAGAGGCCCAGGACCTCGCCCTCATCCTGCGCGCCGGCTCGCTCCCCGCACCCGTTGAGCTGATCGAAGAACGCAGCGTGGATCCGACCCTGGGCCGCGACTCGATCCGCAGCGGCACGCGCGCCGTCATCTTCGGCGGGATCGCCGTGCTGATCTTCGTCATCGCCTATTATTTCATGGCCGGCGTGATCGCCGACGCCGCGCTGGTGCTCGACCTGCTGCTGCTTCCGCTGGGCATGTGGCTCGTCTCCGGATTTCTCGGGATGTTTGCCGGTTCGTTCGAGGGGGGAGGGGCCGCCGGCCTGCCCGTGCTCACCCTGCCCGGCATCGCCGCGATCGTGCTGACGATCGGGATGGCGGTCGACGCCAACGTGCTGATCTTCGAGCGCATACGCGAGGAACTCAAGGCAGGCAAGACGCTACGCGGCGCGATCTCGGCCGGGTACGAGAAGGTGTTCAGCACGATCTTCGATGCCAACCTCACCACCCTGCTCACGGCCCTGATCCTGTTCTGGCAGGGCTCCGGCCCGATCCGGGGCTTTGCCGTCATCCTGAGCGCGGGGATCGTCGTCAGTATGTTCGTCGCACTGGTCGCCACCCGTATGTTCCTCAATGTGCTGGCCCAGCGGACGAAGGCCGTGACTTTGCGGATGCTCTCGATCGTCAAGAAGGCCGACTTCAACTTCCTGGGCCGCCGCCGCATCGCCGGCTTTGCCTCGCTGGTCCTGCTGATCATTACCTGGGCGGTCTTCGGCATGAAGGGCGCCGGCAATTTCGGCGTGGACTTCACCGGCGGTTCGTCCATCACGTTCAGCTTCGACCGTCGCGTGCCCGTTCAGGATGTGCGGGAGACCCTCGACGCGGCCGGGGTCGAGGACGCCCAGATCCAGTATCAGCAGGAACTGACGCGCAACGCCGCGGGCGAGACGCCCGAGTACCTGCAGGTGAAGGTGCCCTATGGCAAAGGGGAAAACGTGCGCGAACTGGTCACCGGCAGTTTCGAATCGGCGGGCTTTGAGGCGATCAAGGTCGACCGGGTCGGACCGCAGATCGGAGCGGAGCTGCAGCGGAAAGGGGTCCTCGCGATCGGGACCGCCCTGCTCGGGATCATTATCTATATCTCGATCCGCTTCGAGTTCGCCTTCGCGATCGGAGCGATCGTCGCCCTGGCGCACGATGTGCTGATGACCGTCGGGCTCTACTGTCTCTTCGGCCGTCAGCTCAGCCTGCCCGTCATTGCGGCCCTGCTTACGATCGTGGGCTATTCGGTCAACGATACGATCGTGGTGTTCGACCGCATCCGCGAGGATCTGGGCCTGATCAAGGGAAGGCCGTACAGCGAGATCGCGAACCTGAGTATCAACCAGACCCTGAGCCGTACGTTGCTGACGTCGATCACGACCCTGATTGCCGTGCTGGCGCTGCTGCTCTTCGGCGGCGGCGCGATCAACGACTTCGCGCTGACGCTGCTGATCGGGGTGCTCGTGGGTACGTACTCGTCGATCTTCGTGGCCACCCCCACGGTGCTGCTGTGGCATCCCGACGACAAGAAGAGCGCGTAAAGAAGGGATATGCACTCCACTCGCTGGGTCATGCGAGACCCCGATCCCGAGGCCGCGCGCCGCGTGGCGCAGGCCTGCGGGATCCCTGAACCGCTCGGCGCCGTGCTGGCGCAGCGGGGCTGTGGCGAGCCGGAGTGGGCGCAGTCGTTTCTGCACCCGCGCCTCCGTGATCTCGCCGACCCGTTTGCCTATGAGGGTATGCATTCCGCGGTGGAGCGTATCGAGCGGGCGCTGCGGAGCGGCGAGAAGGTGGCGGTGTTCGGCGATTACGACGTGGACGGACTGACCGCCACGGCACTGCTGGTGCGGGTGCTGCGCAGACTCGGCGGTCGCGTGGAGCCCTTCGTTCCTCACCGGATCGAGGAGGGCTACGGACTCACCGCGGAGGCGCTCGACCGCTGCCTCGCCGAACACGCCCCCGGATTGATCGTCACCGTCGACTGCGGGACGAACGCGGTGGATGCCGTCGAGCGCGCGCGGGCGGCGGGTGTCGACGTCATCGTGACCGACCATCACGAGCCGGACACGCGGATCGCCGCCGCGGTGGCCGTGGTGAATCCGAAGCACGGGGAACCGGACTCCTCCGATGCCCCGCCGGCCGGCGTCGGCGTGGCCTTCAAACTCTGTCATGCGCTGCTGAAACACCGCAACGGCGGGCGGCCGGAGGTCGATCTGCGCGAGCTGCTCGACTACGTGGCCCTCGGCACCGTCGCGGATCTCGTGCCGCTGCGCGGGGAGAACAGGATACTGGTGCACGCCGGGCTCCGGAGGCTCGCGCGCTCGAAGTGGGCCGGCGTACGGGCGCTCGCCGAGGCGGCGGACCTGCACCGCGAGCGCGAGTGGACGTGTTACCACATCGGGTTCGTGCTGGGACCGCGGCTCAACGCGGCGGGACGGGTGGGCACCGCCGCGCGGGCGCTGGACCTGTTGCTCTCCGGCGATCCCGAGGCCTGTGCCGAGGGCGCGCGCGAGCTGGAGCGCGCCAATACCGAGCGACGGAATATGGAGCGAAGAATTCGTGAACGCGCCGTCGAACAGGTCGATGCCGCCTTCGACCCGGACCGGGACTACGCAGTGCTGGCCGCGGGGGAGGGCTGGCATCCCGGCGTGCTGGGGATCGTCGCCTCCCGCCTCTGCGCCCGCTACCGCCGTCCCGCCATGGTGATCGGACTCGACGAAGAGGGCGTGGGGCGCGGATCGGGACGGAGCATCGAGGGCTTCGACCTGCATGCGGCGCTGACCGCCTGCGCCGGGCCGCTCGAGCGGTTCGGCGGTCACGCCCTGGCGGCGGGGGTCACGGTGAAGGCCGGCCGGCTCGAGGAGTTCCGGGCCGCGTTCGCCGAACATGCGGCGACATGCCTGGCGGACGCCGACCTGCGCCCCGTGCTCGAAATCGACCGGGAGGCGTCGCTCGGGGACTTCACGCCCGAGTTCCGGCGGGCACTCCAGCGTCTGGCACCGTTCGGCGAGGCCAATCCGGAACCGGTATGGATGATTCGCGGCGTGCGGGTCGACGGCGAACCCCGGGTCGTGGGCGATCGACACTGGAAGTTTCGCATCACCGACGGCCGGAACCGGCTGAACGCGATCGCCTTCCGCATGGCCGACCGCGAGATTCCCGGCGGCTGCTTCGATATCGTCGGCCGCCTGCGCGACAACAC
It contains:
- a CDS encoding protein translocase subunit SecDF, with protein sequence MERNTIWKWVLLAGLTLWSLVLVTPLEEKVKLGLDLRGGTSFVLQVDMEELSEDEKKDAPQRALEVIRNRVDSMGIEEPNIYLKPRQNRIVVQLPGLTPEDRDRALDNLKSVAFLEFRMVHDENRELVNRLFANGWTPPGHELVELERYDAASGQSWKEYLFRRTEKFSELGEDRIEALRRARRDFHAPAGYELLLEEVDRRDETLYKPYYVKVRPELTGEYLKHASVDYRQLGQAVVTLSFDARGAKRFGRVTADYAPGGSKNPEMEGRRQLAIVLDNKLYSAPTIDEPIYGGNAVIRGNFKPEEAQDLALILRAGSLPAPVELIEERSVDPTLGRDSIRSGTRAVIFGGIAVLIFVIAYYFMAGVIADAALVLDLLLLPLGMWLVSGFLGMFAGSFEGGGAAGLPVLTLPGIAAIVLTIGMAVDANVLIFERIREELKAGKTLRGAISAGYEKVFSTIFDANLTTLLTALILFWQGSGPIRGFAVILSAGIVVSMFVALVATRMFLNVLAQRTKAVTLRMLSIVKKADFNFLGRRRIAGFASLVLLIITWAVFGMKGAGNFGVDFTGGSSITFSFDRRVPVQDVRETLDAAGVEDAQIQYQQELTRNAAGETPEYLQVKVPYGKGENVRELVTGSFESAGFEAIKVDRVGPQIGAELQRKGVLAIGTALLGIIIYISIRFEFAFAIGAIVALAHDVLMTVGLYCLFGRQLSLPVIAALLTIVGYSVNDTIVVFDRIREDLGLIKGRPYSEIANLSINQTLSRTLLTSITTLIAVLALLLFGGGAINDFALTLLIGVLVGTYSSIFVATPTVLLWHPDDKKSA
- the recJ gene encoding single-stranded-DNA-specific exonuclease RecJ; amino-acid sequence: MHSTRWVMRDPDPEAARRVAQACGIPEPLGAVLAQRGCGEPEWAQSFLHPRLRDLADPFAYEGMHSAVERIERALRSGEKVAVFGDYDVDGLTATALLVRVLRRLGGRVEPFVPHRIEEGYGLTAEALDRCLAEHAPGLIVTVDCGTNAVDAVERARAAGVDVIVTDHHEPDTRIAAAVAVVNPKHGEPDSSDAPPAGVGVAFKLCHALLKHRNGGRPEVDLRELLDYVALGTVADLVPLRGENRILVHAGLRRLARSKWAGVRALAEAADLHREREWTCYHIGFVLGPRLNAAGRVGTAARALDLLLSGDPEACAEGARELERANTERRNMERRIRERAVEQVDAAFDPDRDYAVLAAGEGWHPGVLGIVASRLCARYRRPAMVIGLDEEGVGRGSGRSIEGFDLHAALTACAGPLERFGGHALAAGVTVKAGRLEEFRAAFAEHAATCLADADLRPVLEIDREASLGDFTPEFRRALQRLAPFGEANPEPVWMIRGVRVDGEPRVVGDRHWKFRITDGRNRLNAIAFRMADREIPGGCFDIVGRLRDNTFRGRTTPQLQVCDFREGEGEGLSGRAET